From Verrucomicrobiota bacterium:
TAGAAATCGCACGATGCTTAGTATGTATTTTCTTATTCAAACAGTATTTCTTGTACATCGATCCCTGACCCCGGCCCTGATCTAAGCGGTATAGTGCTCCGCACAAATCGTTTTGGCTTTGATCCCCTGACACTGGCCCTGATCCATGTGATATGCGCAAGGGTTTTAACGGCTTGGAAGCCTTGGTGCGAGAAGTGCTTTTAGAGGATATCAGCAAAGGAGCGCTTTTTCTTTTTTCCAACAAGAGACATACC
This genomic window contains:
- the tnpB gene encoding IS66 family insertion sequence element accessory protein TnpB, whose translation is MRKGFNGLEALVREVLLEDISKGALFLFSNKRHT